In one Candidatus Eisenbacteria bacterium genomic region, the following are encoded:
- a CDS encoding ATP-binding protein codes for MHALDLDGMLRRLHLPTVRRLYPECEQRAETEDQSYRDFLATLIAEEVAHRAQTRIERSVRKARFPFLRTIEDFDFTFQTSVRLQLLGSYLGPELVTEGRSLVLCGPSGTGKTHLAIAVAYRAIQNGYEALFTSAAGMIEDLSSASRRGELARALAYYTHPPALVIDEVGYLTVGGDAANLMFQVVNERYLHRRPMLFTTNKPLAAWGLVLHDPDLAEAILDRVLERGRLVELRGASYRTRHLKAVDHRSAAPEVVRISGNQRSDFPEPTSYIHAFCARK; via the coding sequence ATGCACGCGCTCGATCTCGACGGCATGCTGCGCCGGCTGCACCTGCCCACCGTGCGCCGGCTCTACCCCGAGTGCGAGCAGCGGGCGGAGACGGAAGACCAGTCCTATCGCGACTTCCTCGCCACGCTGATCGCCGAGGAGGTCGCCCACCGCGCCCAGACTCGCATCGAACGCTCGGTTCGCAAGGCCCGCTTCCCGTTCCTGCGGACCATCGAGGACTTCGACTTCACCTTCCAGACCTCGGTGCGCCTGCAGCTGCTCGGCAGCTACCTCGGGCCCGAGCTCGTGACCGAGGGCCGCAGCCTCGTGCTATGCGGGCCCTCGGGCACCGGCAAGACCCACCTCGCGATCGCCGTCGCCTACCGCGCCATCCAGAACGGCTACGAGGCGTTGTTCACGAGCGCCGCCGGCATGATCGAGGACCTCTCGAGCGCTTCACGTCGCGGCGAACTCGCGCGCGCGCTCGCGTACTACACGCATCCGCCCGCGCTCGTGATCGACGAGGTCGGCTACCTGACCGTCGGCGGCGACGCGGCGAACCTGATGTTCCAGGTCGTCAACGAGCGCTACCTGCACCGGCGCCCGATGTTGTTCACTACCAACAAGCCGCTGGCGGCGTGGGGGCTGGTGCTGCACGACCCGGATCTCGCCGAGGCGATCCTCGATCGCGTCCTCGAGCGCGGTCGGCTGGTCGAGCTCCGCGGTGCGTCGTATCGTACCCGCCACCTCAAAGCCGTTGACCACCGGAGCGCGGCTCCCGAAGTGGTCAGAATATCCGGAAATCAGCGGTCAGACTTCCCGGAACCCACATCTTACATTCACGCATTCTGCGCTCGAAAGTGA
- a CDS encoding tyrosine-type recombinase/integrase, producing the protein MPRLPSNMIKRGRVFYFRQLVGGRDRRISLGTDYDEARRRLRSLKRDGVPQASGTVDDAARRWLSSYVPTVRGPRDERLAGQRVRDYLARFLGHKLLGRLGADDIRAYRLWLEKQHLSPQSVKHVLSDLRCMLNWCEDSGLVERSPFPRRVLPRIQERAPDRLSDQEVEKVCGLADPYGFICRVLVQTGLRWGELVRATTADLAGGILVVHLTKSGKVRRVPLPPGLHAELRTRVGKLSPLKCADGFALQVRKRTGIDRFHAHQLRHSFACRWLEAGGSLAALQEILGHASIVTTQRYGRLGEAHVQAEAQRIQGQLGTPHGTPALHHSR; encoded by the coding sequence ATGCCTCGACTACCCAGCAACATGATCAAGCGCGGAAGGGTGTTCTACTTCCGGCAGTTGGTCGGCGGCCGTGACCGACGCATCTCGCTCGGGACCGACTACGACGAGGCACGTCGCCGACTTCGTTCTTTGAAACGCGATGGTGTGCCACAAGCCTCCGGAACCGTCGACGACGCGGCGCGGAGGTGGCTTTCGTCGTACGTCCCCACCGTGCGCGGGCCGCGGGACGAGCGGCTCGCCGGGCAGCGCGTCAGGGACTACCTGGCAAGGTTCCTCGGCCACAAGCTCCTGGGGCGCCTCGGTGCTGACGACATCCGGGCGTACCGGCTCTGGCTCGAGAAGCAGCACCTGAGCCCGCAGTCGGTGAAGCACGTGCTCTCGGACCTGCGGTGCATGCTCAACTGGTGCGAGGACTCAGGGCTCGTGGAGCGCTCGCCATTCCCGCGGCGCGTCCTGCCGAGGATCCAGGAGCGGGCACCGGACCGGCTGTCGGATCAGGAGGTTGAGAAGGTGTGCGGCCTGGCCGACCCCTACGGGTTCATCTGCAGGGTGCTCGTGCAGACGGGGCTCCGGTGGGGGGAACTGGTCCGGGCCACGACCGCGGACCTCGCGGGTGGGATCCTCGTCGTCCACCTGACCAAGTCGGGGAAGGTGCGGCGCGTGCCGCTGCCGCCGGGTCTGCATGCCGAGCTGCGGACGCGCGTGGGGAAACTCTCGCCGCTCAAGTGCGCGGACGGGTTTGCCCTCCAGGTGCGGAAGCGGACCGGGATCGATCGCTTCCACGCGCACCAGCTGCGGCACTCGTTCGCGTGCCGGTGGCTGGAGGCGGGCGGTTCGCTCGCGGCGCTGCAGGAGATCCTGGGCCACGCCTCGATCGTCACGACGCAGCGGTACGGGCGTCTCGGCGAGGCGCACGTGCAGGCGGAAGCGCAGAGGATTCAGGGACAACTCGGCACACCACACGGCACACCTGCCTTGCACCACAGCCGCTAA
- a CDS encoding AAA family ATPase, which yields MNWQGAGATSEDERKAYAAEFVAACRARKLQAVGITDHHDVAFIRYIREAAAQETDEQGKPLPDLEQLVVFPGMELTLGIPCQALLLFDSDLPTEFLPLALPALGITPADDAAEKHAQIKKLDIMSFQALYSALDKIEPLRGRFIAFPNVDDQGYQSLIRKGFEKHYADMPCVGGYVDGLLPVPPKGDGMRRITGGQDKNWGNKAIGVFQTSDCRSRALETLGTHATWIKWARPTAEALRQACLASHSRITHSAPTVPPVQITRVEVTNSKFLGPITLDFNPQYNAIIGGRGTGKSTILEYIRWALCDQPVQADDPAELADYERRRQGLIDGTLLPLDAVVDVVFLLNGVSHTVRRKASGELTLRIGDAAFQGCTEKDVRELLPIRAYSQKQLSAVGARLDELRRFVHAPIQPELDAASEGIDNVAVNLRGAFERLVRHRELSAEISAHDIERRSLGEQVAHLRATLAGLPEADAAIIDRQPSYEAEQRAIQTLEREAAAAKTALQSAQAELSRVPSPLAQNESANKALVEGAHEAFGQWVRQAKDRIDALVLELATPAAGSSLKQYVELLGQWRQRRDAHRVEYDDAASRASVHEETLRGIQGLEGRLADLNALADQKSDDLKRLGDPNAEVLRLRAEWRDAHANRATLLEKQCSALTSIAGSRLKASLRRSGDTEPLAEKLKQVMKGTTIRGDRIDSLVESLGSASNPFGAWQDVLSELLELAWVHVEEEATAQLPSVPRLDAAGFTQKAKVAMARQLEPDAWVDLLLFDVKDLPVFEYMVRPGDFLPFADASPGQQATALLSILLLEGGPPLLVDQPEDDLNMRVINEIVTTLWQAKIQRQIIFSSHNANLVVNGDAELVTCCDYRTSATEHGGRIKLMGAIDVPMINREIAEVMEGGEAAFKLRYKKYGF from the coding sequence TTGAACTGGCAGGGTGCAGGCGCGACCTCGGAAGATGAGCGAAAGGCGTACGCAGCTGAGTTCGTGGCGGCATGCCGCGCCAGGAAACTTCAGGCTGTCGGGATCACCGACCACCACGATGTCGCCTTCATCCGGTACATCCGTGAAGCCGCGGCTCAAGAGACAGACGAGCAGGGCAAACCGCTGCCGGACCTGGAGCAGCTGGTGGTGTTCCCTGGCATGGAGCTCACCCTAGGGATTCCGTGCCAGGCTTTACTCTTGTTCGACTCGGACCTCCCAACCGAGTTCCTGCCGCTTGCCCTGCCCGCGCTAGGCATCACGCCAGCCGACGATGCGGCAGAGAAGCATGCTCAGATCAAGAAGCTCGACATAATGAGCTTCCAAGCCCTCTATTCAGCGCTCGACAAGATTGAGCCCTTACGTGGGCGGTTCATCGCGTTTCCGAATGTTGACGATCAAGGCTACCAAAGCCTCATCCGTAAGGGGTTCGAGAAACACTATGCAGATATGCCTTGCGTCGGTGGGTACGTTGACGGTCTCCTGCCCGTACCGCCGAAGGGCGACGGCATGCGGCGGATTACGGGTGGGCAAGACAAGAACTGGGGGAATAAGGCAATCGGTGTCTTTCAAACATCCGACTGCCGGAGTCGTGCGCTCGAGACCCTGGGGACACATGCAACCTGGATCAAGTGGGCCCGGCCAACCGCCGAAGCGCTGAGGCAGGCATGTCTCGCGAGCCACTCTCGGATTACGCACAGCGCTCCGACGGTGCCGCCGGTTCAGATCACTCGGGTTGAAGTAACAAACAGCAAGTTCTTGGGTCCGATTACGCTCGACTTCAATCCCCAGTACAACGCGATTATCGGCGGAAGAGGCACAGGGAAGTCGACGATTCTCGAGTACATCCGGTGGGCGCTCTGCGACCAGCCAGTCCAAGCTGATGATCCCGCAGAGCTGGCGGATTACGAGCGCCGCCGTCAAGGGCTCATCGACGGAACTCTCCTGCCGTTGGACGCAGTGGTTGATGTCGTGTTCCTGCTCAACGGCGTTTCCCACACTGTTCGTCGAAAGGCGTCAGGCGAACTGACTCTTCGTATCGGAGATGCCGCCTTTCAAGGGTGCACCGAGAAGGATGTGCGAGAACTGCTTCCGATTCGTGCCTACAGTCAGAAACAACTGAGCGCCGTTGGCGCGCGGCTCGATGAGTTGCGACGGTTCGTCCATGCCCCAATTCAGCCTGAGCTCGATGCGGCATCCGAGGGCATCGACAACGTAGCCGTGAACCTGCGCGGTGCATTCGAGCGGCTCGTGCGACATCGCGAACTTAGCGCCGAAATCAGCGCACATGACATCGAACGCCGTTCACTCGGCGAACAGGTTGCACACCTACGCGCCACGCTCGCTGGCCTCCCTGAGGCCGACGCGGCAATCATCGATAGGCAACCGAGCTACGAGGCCGAGCAGCGTGCTATTCAGACGCTTGAGCGTGAAGCGGCCGCAGCCAAGACGGCGCTCCAGTCAGCCCAAGCGGAACTGTCGCGCGTTCCTTCTCCTTTGGCCCAGAACGAATCAGCGAACAAGGCGCTGGTTGAGGGCGCACACGAGGCCTTCGGTCAATGGGTACGTCAGGCGAAGGACAGAATCGATGCGTTAGTTCTGGAGCTTGCGACTCCAGCCGCGGGCTCTTCATTGAAGCAGTACGTCGAGCTGCTTGGTCAATGGCGTCAGCGCCGCGATGCACACCGAGTGGAGTACGACGACGCCGCATCGCGAGCAAGCGTGCACGAGGAGACGCTTCGCGGTATCCAGGGGCTCGAAGGACGTTTGGCCGACCTCAATGCTCTTGCTGATCAGAAGAGCGATGATCTCAAGCGTTTGGGGGATCCGAATGCTGAAGTCTTGCGGCTTCGTGCTGAATGGAGGGATGCACACGCGAATCGCGCGACTCTGCTGGAGAAGCAATGCTCGGCGCTTACGTCGATAGCAGGATCTCGTCTCAAGGCCAGTCTTCGCAGGTCTGGTGACACGGAACCGCTGGCTGAGAAGCTGAAGCAGGTCATGAAGGGAACGACGATACGCGGCGATCGGATTGACTCCCTTGTGGAATCTCTCGGGAGTGCAAGTAACCCGTTCGGGGCTTGGCAAGACGTGCTGAGTGAACTGCTAGAGCTTGCTTGGGTTCATGTCGAGGAGGAAGCCACCGCGCAGTTGCCGTCCGTCCCGCGGCTCGACGCGGCCGGGTTCACCCAAAAGGCAAAGGTCGCCATGGCCCGCCAGCTTGAGCCGGACGCGTGGGTTGATCTGTTGCTCTTTGACGTGAAGGACCTGCCTGTATTTGAGTACATGGTGCGCCCTGGCGACTTCCTACCGTTCGCGGACGCCTCTCCAGGCCAACAGGCCACGGCGCTGCTTTCGATCTTGCTGCTGGAGGGTGGGCCGCCACTGCTAGTCGACCAACCGGAAGATGACCTCAATATGCGGGTCATTAACGAGATTGTGACGACCCTCTGGCAAGCAAAAATCCAGAGGCAGATCATCTTCAGCAGCCACAACGCGAACCTCGTGGTGAATGGGGACGCAGAGCTCGTTACTTGCTGCGACTATCGGACAAGCGCAACGGAACACGGCGGCCGAATTAAACTCATGGGCGCTATCGACGTCCCGATGATCAATAGAGAGATTGCAGAGGTAATGGAAGGCGGCGAGGCAGCGTTCAAGTTGCGTTACAAGAAGTACGGCTTCTAG
- a CDS encoding helix-turn-helix domain-containing protein — MPAVSEPAAVRRGGVGEAAPRLLTLPEVAAFLRVSPKTVRRLVAGRKIRCVRVGRVLRFRQADLFRFVEAVEE, encoded by the coding sequence ATGCCCGCGGTGAGCGAGCCCGCCGCTGTCCGGCGCGGCGGCGTCGGCGAAGCCGCGCCGCGCCTGCTCACGCTGCCCGAGGTGGCGGCCTTCCTGCGCGTCAGCCCGAAGACCGTCCGACGGCTCGTGGCGGGCCGGAAGATCCGCTGCGTTCGGGTGGGCCGCGTGCTACGGTTCCGGCAGGCGGATCTGTTCCGGTTCGTCGAGGCAGTAGAGGAGTAA
- a CDS encoding IS21 family transposase: MARHRVQVLRAAGKTLKQIVAETGVSQSSVQRIGLEPPLETVADLVRVGRRGVGRPSVAEPWRDRVAAVLAAEPELPTVEVLHRMREERYAGGKTALYELVRELRPHPTTPLVRFEGVAGEFSQHDFGQVEVRYADGGHERVHFFVSRLKYSRWVDVRLVENEGVESLVRSLLAGFASFGGVPLVAVFDNPKTVVLSREGGRIQWNDTFGQTALDYRFAPELCTPRRGQEKGSAENLVGFVKNGFFKVRRFHDHEDMVAQLAAWHVEVNTMRPCRATGVTPAARIEAERERLRPPAIDPSEYALRFSVFVGPTGLVSFQGYRYSMPPEAIGIPGMLWLYPERVRIVAGRFEREHGRVPEQGKDSIHPEDRTRRLAQVAGKRGRLYLKRQEILDLGPAAEAFLTEIVHRHRFTWQGEVEQLHGALVQHGPAALHRALAAAHARELYGAPHVLRLLAKEVA, translated from the coding sequence ATGGCCAGACATCGAGTGCAGGTGTTGCGCGCCGCAGGCAAGACGCTGAAGCAGATCGTGGCGGAGACCGGGGTGTCGCAGTCGAGCGTGCAGCGGATCGGGCTGGAGCCGCCGCTCGAGACGGTCGCCGACCTGGTGCGGGTCGGGCGGCGCGGGGTGGGGCGGCCGAGCGTCGCCGAGCCGTGGCGCGACCGGGTGGCCGCCGTGCTCGCGGCTGAGCCGGAGCTGCCGACGGTGGAAGTCCTGCACCGGATGCGCGAGGAGCGTTACGCGGGCGGGAAGACAGCCCTCTACGAGCTGGTGCGCGAGTTGCGGCCGCATCCGACGACGCCACTGGTGCGCTTCGAGGGTGTGGCGGGCGAGTTCTCGCAGCACGACTTCGGGCAGGTCGAGGTGCGCTACGCCGACGGCGGCCACGAGCGCGTGCATTTCTTCGTGTCGCGACTGAAGTACTCGCGCTGGGTGGACGTTCGGCTGGTCGAGAACGAGGGCGTCGAGTCGCTGGTGCGGAGCCTGCTGGCCGGCTTCGCGAGCTTCGGCGGCGTGCCGCTGGTGGCGGTGTTCGACAACCCCAAGACGGTGGTCCTGAGCCGCGAGGGCGGGCGGATCCAGTGGAACGACACGTTCGGCCAGACGGCGCTCGACTACCGCTTCGCACCGGAGCTGTGCACGCCGCGGCGCGGGCAGGAGAAGGGCTCGGCCGAGAACCTGGTCGGGTTCGTGAAGAACGGCTTCTTCAAGGTGCGGCGCTTCCACGATCACGAGGATATGGTCGCGCAGCTTGCCGCCTGGCATGTCGAGGTGAACACGATGCGGCCGTGTCGCGCCACGGGCGTGACGCCGGCGGCGCGGATCGAGGCCGAGCGCGAGCGGCTGCGGCCGCCGGCGATTGACCCGAGCGAGTACGCGCTGCGCTTCTCGGTGTTCGTCGGCCCGACGGGGCTGGTCAGCTTCCAGGGCTACCGCTACTCGATGCCGCCCGAGGCGATCGGCATCCCCGGGATGCTGTGGCTCTACCCGGAGCGGGTGCGGATCGTCGCCGGGCGCTTCGAACGCGAGCACGGCCGCGTGCCCGAGCAGGGCAAGGACTCGATCCATCCCGAGGACCGCACGCGGCGGCTGGCGCAGGTGGCCGGCAAGCGCGGGCGGCTGTACCTCAAACGCCAGGAGATCCTCGACCTGGGACCCGCGGCCGAGGCGTTCCTCACCGAGATCGTCCACCGCCATCGCTTCACCTGGCAGGGCGAGGTCGAGCAGCTCCACGGCGCCCTCGTCCAACACGGGCCGGCGGCGCTGCACCGCGCGCTCGCCGCGGCTCACGCGCGCGAGCTCTACGGCGCCCCGCACGTGCTGCGACTGCTGGCGAAGGAGGTGGCGTGA